A genomic region of Bacteroidota bacterium contains the following coding sequences:
- a CDS encoding DedA family protein yields MAELFADIFNWVAALPPVWAYVVIFVIAYGENVVPPIPGDMVVVFGGYLAGIGALNFFMVWSLSTLGGALGFMSMYALGHRMGNAVYDPNRFRWLPKKQLEKARVWVAKWGGWVIVANRFLSGARSVISLSVGMAKRNAAQTTLLSSISALVWTGLIIYGGYAVGENWQVVGEYIRVWGVFVLALMAVGALIWFGRKFWLKRKTASGNGSETGG; encoded by the coding sequence ATGGCAGAATTATTTGCAGACATTTTTAACTGGGTAGCCGCTTTGCCGCCTGTCTGGGCGTACGTCGTGATTTTTGTGATTGCGTATGGCGAAAACGTAGTGCCGCCCATTCCGGGAGATATGGTGGTGGTTTTTGGCGGATACCTGGCTGGCATTGGTGCCCTTAATTTCTTTATGGTATGGTCGTTGTCAACCTTGGGTGGGGCGCTTGGGTTTATGAGTATGTATGCGCTGGGGCATCGGATGGGCAATGCTGTCTACGACCCAAACCGGTTTCGCTGGCTGCCCAAGAAGCAACTTGAAAAGGCACGGGTTTGGGTTGCAAAGTGGGGGGGCTGGGTGATTGTTGCCAACCGGTTTCTGAGCGGCGCGCGTTCAGTTATCTCGCTCAGCGTTGGTATGGCTAAACGAAATGCGGCCCAGACAACGCTGCTTTCATCCATTAGTGCCCTGGTTTGGACAGGACTAATTATCTATGGCGGTTATGCTGTCGGAGAGAATTGGCAGGTTGTTGGTGAATACATCCGGGTATGGGGTGTTTTTGTGTTGGCCCTGATGGCTGTTGGGGCATTGATATGGTTTGGACGCAAGTTTTGGTTGAAGCGAAAAACGGCTTCAGGAAACGGCTCGGAAACAGGAGGCTAG